The genome window ATTATTGGCGGTGGCGGCGGCTAAATTAGCAGGGGTGAGCAAAAGTGCGATCGCCCATACCATCACTTCTTTTTCTGGGGTAGTCCATCGCCTAGAGTTAATCAAAACCATTGACGGAGTTGATTACATTAATGATAGTAAAGCAACTAATTATGATGCCGCCCAAGTGGGCTTAGAGTCTGTAGCATCTCCCGTTATTCTCATCGCTGGAGGAAAAGCCAAGGAAGGGGATGACAAGGCTTGGATTAATGTCATTAAGCAGAAGTGTAAAGCGGTATTACTGATAGGGGAAGCCTCGGATTTGTTTGCCTCTCGTTTAGAAGAGGAAGGGTATAACTATTTTTATAAAGTGGGTGATATGGGTAATGCCATTGTTAAAGCCCAAGAGTTAGCGAAGGAAACCTGCTCGAAGGTGGTGTTACTTTCCCCTGCCTGTGCTAGTTTTGATCAATATAACAGTTTTGAGGAACGAGGGGAAGACTTCCGCAATTTAGTTAATTCTCAGTAATTAGAATTTGCTGAAAAAGTGGGAAATGGGTAATGGGTAATGAGTAGTGAGAAACAAACTCAGTAAATTAACTAATCCCTAATCCCTAACCCGTGTCTTTGCTGATGCCATTGCCATGCGTGGTGGATGATGGTTTCAATGTCGGGGTATTGGGGTTGCCAATTAAGGATTTTATGGGCTTTAGCACTACTTCCTACCAGTATAGGTGGATCTCCCACTCGACGATCGCCCTTTACCACTTTAAAATCTCGTTGGGTAACTTTTTTAGTAGCCTCAATAACTTCTTTGACGGAAAAACCACTACCATTCCCAAGGTTAAAGATGTCACTTTTGCCCCCCTGTAATAAATAATCTAACCCTAAAAGGTGGGCTTGGGCTAAGTCGGTAACGTGGATATAATCCCGAATACAAGTACCATCGGGGGTATCATAATCATCCCCAAAAATGGTGATAGTATCTCTTTTCCCTAGGGCTGTGTATAAAACCAGGGGAATAAGGTGGGTTTCTGGATGATGATCTTCCCCAATCATACCATCAGGATCTGCCCCTGCGGCGTTGAAATAACGAAAGGCTACAT of Cyanobacterium sp. HL-69 contains these proteins:
- the galE gene encoding UDP-glucose 4-epimerase GalE, producing the protein MAILVTGGAGYIGSHTVKLLKDQGYELIVLDNLVYGHQDIAEKLDVNLIIGDLGDRPLLDKLFQEYAIEGVIHFAAYAYVEESMKNPAKYYQNNVVSTLNLLEAMESAGVRKMVFSSTCASYGMPEMIPIPETHPQNPINTYGYTKLVIEKMLADFQRAYGWEYVAFRYFNAAGADPDGMIGEDHHPETHLIPLVLYTALGKRDTITIFGDDYDTPDGTCIRDYIHVTDLAQAHLLGLDYLLQGGKSDIFNLGNGSGFSVKEVIEATKKVTQRDFKVVKGDRRVGDPPILVGSSAKAHKILNWQPQYPDIETIIHHAWQWHQQRHGLGIRD